From a single Miscanthus floridulus cultivar M001 chromosome 8, ASM1932011v1, whole genome shotgun sequence genomic region:
- the LOC136478019 gene encoding ASC1-like protein 2, translating into MAFSPPLIDWEAESYPAYPDFAAIPFFVVFFLVVRFFLDRFVFEWLARKLIFKEDEKLGPTTYAGKRKIMKFKESAWKCIYFLSGELLALSVTYNEPWFRTTRNFWVGPGDQIWPDQKIKFKLKAVYMYVAGFYTYSIFALLFWETRRSDFGISMTHHVATVCLIALSYIFRFARVGSVVLAIHDATDVFLELGKISKYSGHEFFADVSFLVFVSSWVLLRLIYYPFWILWSTSYEVVLTLDKEKHKVDGPIYYYVFNSLLFSLLVLHIYWSVLMYRMLVKQIQSRGHVGDDIRSDSEGEEEHED; encoded by the exons ATGGCCTTCTCGCCCCCGCTGATCGACTGGGAGGCGGAGAGCTACCCCGCCTACCCAGACTTCGCGGCCATTCCCTTTttcgtcgtcttcttcctcgtcgtccGTTTCTTCCTCGACCGCTTCGTATTCGAG TGGTTAGCCAGGAAGCTGATTTTCAAGGAGGATGAGAAGCTTGGTCCTACTACATATGCAGGCAAgagaaagatcatgaaatttAAAGAATCAGCTTGGAAATGCATTTATTTCCTTTCTGGGGAGCTATTGGCATTGTCTGTGACGTACAACGAGCCATGGTTCAGAACCACAAGAAATTTCTGGGTTGGACCAGGTGATCAGATCTGGCCAGATCAAAAAATAAA ATTTAAACTCAAGGCGGTCTATATGTATGTTGCTGGTTTTTACACATACTCGATATTTGCCCTTTTGTTTTGGGAAACAAGGCGCTCAGACTTTGGTATTTCAATGACTCATCATGTAGCAACCGTTTGTCTGATAGCACTGTCTTACATATTCAG ATTTGCTCGGGTGGGTTCAGTTGTCcttgccattcatgatgcaactGATGTGTTCCTGGAGCTTGGAAAAATTTCCAAGTATAGTGGCCACGAGTTTTTTGCAGATGTTTCATTTCTTGTTTTCGTCAGTTCCTGGGTACTCCTTCGCCTTATATATTATCCATTCTGGATTCTCTGGAGCACGAG CTATGAAGTTGTTCTGACTCTAGACAAGGAGAAGCATAAAGTTGACGGGCCAATATACTACTATGTATTCAACAGTCTTCTCTTCTCACTACTTGTTCTACACATATATTGGTCGGTTTTAATGTATCGGATGCTTGTGAAGCAAATACAGTCTAGAGGGCACGTTGGGGATGATATACGATCTG ATTCTGAAGGTGAAGAGGAACATGAGGATTGA
- the LOC136478018 gene encoding zinc finger protein HD1-like — translation MFMNCNFSTNLFEQEAVGRSSPTARPCDGRHAVQSVVYCHSDAKCLCVSCDKQVHSANEVASCHERVHVCEVCKSASTVLTCCADAPTLCTTCNAKVHSANTLAQRHQRVPVLPLQAATIPAASCFDEGKAFVITHGIKEEEEEVDSWLLLTEDSDYSNCTNSIATANNNSNKKMVFGDVDQYFDFSGYNPYYHSNITGYPEEQYRMQEQQQIHRRYLEKEWSECVVPSQLAMVYEQQQSVYGIGGAKNAASVTSSISLSSMEAGIVPDNTIAGISNLNILTTGGVDLLPVRSFQMPVHLSPRDRAARILRYKEKRQARKFDKTIRYATRKAYAEARPQIKGRFAKISDVELKVDQMSSPPDLPNSSYGTVPWF, via the exons ATGTTCATGAATTGTAATTTCAGTACTAACCTTTTCGAGCAGGAAGCTGTGGGGAGAAGTTCTCCAACGGCCAGGCCATGCGATGGACGCCATGCAGTGCAAAGCGTGGTTTACTGTCATTCTGATGCTAAGTGTCTCTGCGTGTCATGTGATAAACAGGTTCATTCTGCTAATGAAGTGGCATCATGTCATGAGCGCGTGCATGTATGTGAGGTATGCAAGAGTGCATCCACAGTGTTGACGTGCTGTGCAGATGCACCAACACTATGTACCACCTGTAATGCAAAGGTGCACTCTGCAAATACACTAGCTCAGAGACACCAGCGAGTGCCTGTGCTGCCACTTCAAGCTGCTACTATTCCAGCTGCCTCCTGTTTTGATGAGGGAAAAGCTTTTGTTATTACCCATGGTatcaaggaggaagaagaggaagtggATTCTTGGCTCCTGCTCACGGAGGATTCTGATTATAGCAATTGTACCAACTCCATCGCCACTGCAAACAACAATAGCAACAAGAAAATGGTTTTTGGTGATGTAGATCAATATTTTGATTTTAGTGGATATAATCCGTACTATCACAGCAACATCACCGGATACCCAGAGGAGCAGTACAGAATGCAAGAGCAACAGCAGATACATAGAAGGTATCTAGAGAAGGAATGGAGTGAGTGTGTAGTACCTTCACAGCTCGCCATGGTATATGAGCAGCAGCAGAGTGTTTATGGAATTGGAGGGGCAAAAAACGCGGCCTCTGTCACCAGCAGC ATATCTCTTTCATCAATGGAGGCGGGTATAGTACCAGACAATACCATAGCAGGTATATCAAACCTCAATATTCTGACAACTGGTGGGGTGGACCTATTACCAGTCCGCTCGTTTCAGATGCCAGTGCATTTGAGCCCCAGGGACAGAGCAGCCAGGATCCTTAGGTACAAGGAGAAAAGGCAGGCAAGAAAGTTTGATAAGACCATAAGGTACGCAACAAGAAAAGCATATGCTGAAGCACGGCCCCAGATCAAGGGTCGCTTCGCCAAAATATCAGATGTAGAGCTTAAAGTGGATCAGATGTCCTCGCCACCAGATCTACCCAATAGTAGCTATGGTACCGTTCCATGGTTCTGA